One part of the Raphanus sativus cultivar WK10039 chromosome 7, ASM80110v3, whole genome shotgun sequence genome encodes these proteins:
- the LOC108814334 gene encoding F-box/kelch-repeat protein At1g67480-like — translation MQAFVSGKKRVVLNDNMCFSKDNLEVSTEFLSENYRDNPLIPGLSDDVAKLCLALVPRSSFPSMGRVCKKWRYVVKSKEFITVRRLAGMPEEWLYVLTAKAGGKDSHWEVLDCQGHKLSSLPPMPGPAKTGFKVVVVDGKLLVVAGCALINASLVASSDVYQFDTCLNSWSRLEDLKEARYDFACAEVNGLVYVVGGHGVDGESLSSAEVYDPETGVWTCIESLRRPRWGCFASGFNGKLYVMGGRSNFTIGNSKLVDVYNPQCGSWSGSKNGLTMVTAHVEVGKKLFCIDWKNQRKMSVFNAEDETWEVVALPLSGSSRAGFQFGKLSGKLLLFSSQGETGHSTLLYDPDAAPGKQWKTSEIKLSGPCVCSVTITA, via the exons ATGCAGGCTTTTGTAAGTGGGAAGAAAAGAGTTGTATTAAATGACAACATGTGTTTCTCCAAAGACAATCTTGAAGTTAGTACAGAGTTCTTGTCTGAGAATTACCGGGACAACCCTTTGATCCCGGGCTTGTCTGATGACGTCGCGAAGTTGTGTCTGGCGCTTGTTCCGCGTAGTAGCTTTCCTTCCATGGGACGTGTCTGCAAGAAATGGAGGTATGTTGTGAAGAGCAAAGAGTTCATTACTGTGAGAAGACTTGCCGGTATGCCCGAGGAGTGGCTCTATGTTTTAACAGCGAAAGCTGGAGGGAAAGATAGCCACTGGGAGGTGTTGGACTGTCAGGGACATAAACTATCATCTCTTCCACCTATGCCTGGTCCTGCCAAAACAGGGTTTAAGGTGGTTGTGGTTGATGGGAAGCTCCTTGTCGTTGCTGGTTGCGCCTTGATCAACGCTTCTCTTGTTGCATCTTCTGATGTTTATCAGTTTGATACTTGCCTCAACAG CTGGAGTAGACTAGAAGACTTGAAGGAAGCACGCTATGACTTTGCTTGCGCTGAGGTGAATGGGCTTGTTTACGTGGTGGGAGGTCACGGTGTTGACGGTGAGAGTCTGTCGAGTGCAGAGGTGTATGATCCAGAGACTGGTGTCTGGACTTGCATAGAGTCTCTGAGGCGTCCGAGATGGGGATGTTTCGCTAGCGGCTTCAACGGGAAGCTATACGTGATGGGTGGGAGATCTAACTTTACTATTGGTAACTCTAAACTTGTTGATGTGTATAACCCTCAGTGCGGCTCCTGGTCTGGCAGCAAAAACGGTTTAACT ATGGTGACAGCTCATGTTGAAGTAGGAAAGAAGCTGTTCTGTATTGATTGGAAGAACCAGAGGAAGATGTCAGTCTTCAATGCAGAAGATGAAACTTGGGAAGTGGTGGCTCTTCCGCTTTCGGGAAGCTCCAGGGCAGGGTTCCAGTTTGGTAAGCTGAGTGGGAAGCTTCTGCTTTTTTCGTCTCAGGGAGAAACTGGTCACAGCACTTTACTGTATGACCCTGATGCTGCACCAGGCAAACAGTGGAAAACATCCGAGATAAAACTGTCCGGTCCGTGCGTATGCAGCGTAACAATCACAGCCTGA
- the LOC108816838 gene encoding transcription elongation factor TFIIS-like, translating to MKKQEFLELFEAAILAAKSAARGDRKSSSPAVSRCVDAMTRLREAPESLACELVIDRRYPQIGKSHGLFIDHENPRIQSEAKLLYTLWMRYLYATGREQSPRPRPMVKKNKKCVEMKISTTTMGDSNREKVREILHKSLSKVANEMKEGVVSCDSWSVAESVESAMFERLGCFEGTQKAKYRSILFNMGDSSNPDLRRKVLLGEISGERLVTMKKEEMASNKIQMEVERIKEKARNKEENRVKSMMIFQSGSMIMT from the coding sequence atgaagaagCAAGAGTTCTTAGAACTGTTCGAGGCAGCAATTCTAGCTGCAAAGTCTGCTGCGAGAGGAGACCGTAAGAGTTCTTCTCCAGCGGTCTCGAGATGTGTCGACGCTATGACTCGTTTGAGAGAAGCTCCAGAGTCGCTTGCTTGCGAGTTGGTCATCGATCGCAGATACCCTCAGATTGGAAAGAGTCACGGACTTTTCATTGATCATGAAAACCCTAGAATCCAATCCGAGGCCAAGCTTCTTTACACTCTCTGGATGAGATATCTCTACGCTACCGGCAGGGAACAGAGCCCACGACCTCGACCCATGgtgaagaagaataagaagtgTGTTGAGATGAAGATTTCGACGACGACGATGGGGGATTCTAACCGAGAGAAAGTGCGTGAGATTCTTCACAAGTCGTTGTCTAAAGTGGCTAACGAGATGAAGGAAGGAGTGGTTTCTTGCGATTCTTGGAGTGTGGCTGAGTCGGTTGAATCTGCAATGTTTGAGAGACTAGGTTGTTTCGAGGGGACTCAAAAAGCAAAGTACAGATCCATTCTTTTCAACATGGGAGACAGCAGCAATCCAGATCTCAGGAGGAAAGTGCTACTCGGCGAGATTAGCGGAGAGAGACTGGTGACTATGAAGAAAGAAGAGATGGCAAGCAACAAGATTCAGATGGAAGTTgaaagaatcaaagagaaagCTAGAAATAAGGAAGAGAATCGAGTAAAGAGTATGATGATCTTTCAGTCAGGCAGTATGATCATGACTTag
- the LOC108815306 gene encoding agamous-like MADS-box protein AGL53, which produces MTRKICRSKLSVKKDTFFKARAKTVLKKAYELSQLCGVNLCVICYDCEGNLVNTWPENDEAQVKATAERFSRLSEKERNKKSTNLSRFLNKKMMDEKKASLKANDDKFSKKVFVFEDSLQSRLGLFQEKISELVDDDHGVVVSKDLASDDPSLINVDQYQPILMNHLRTTESPADLPTTLLDHPSNFSILLFNHDNGTFTQLANSSALPPSFEQPMIPFNQDYGTNYLDLLLGEQDMRSCYNFDLPIPPPMMHTQTSMFQGIPYNQMQFSSGYPTMMFS; this is translated from the coding sequence ATGACGAGAAAGATCTGCAGGTCCAAATTGTCGGTGAAAAAAGATACATTCTTCAAGGCACGAGCCAAGACTGTTCTCAAGAAAGCGTACGAACTCTCGCAGCTGTGCGGCGTCAATTTGTGCGTCATCTGCTACGACTGCGAAGGGAACCTCGTGAACACGTGGCCAGAAAACGACGAAGCGCAGGTCAAGGCCACGGCCGAGCGGTTCAGCAGGTTAAGCGAGAAAGAAAGGAACAAGAAAAGCACCAACCTTTCGCGGTTTCTAAACAAGAAGATGATGGATGAGAAGAAGGCATCTCTCAAAGCCAACGACGATAAATTCTCCAAGAAAGTGTTCGTCTTTGAGGATTCCTTGCAGAGTCGCTTAGGGTTATTCCAAGAAAAGATCTCCGAGTTGGTTGATGATGATCACGGCGTTGTTGTTTCAAAGGATCTAGCTTCTGATGATCCCTCACTAATTAATGTGGATCAATATCAACCAATCTTGATGAATCATCTGAGAACCACCGAGAGCCCTGCTGATTTACCCACCACGTTGTTGGATCATCCGAGCAACTTCTCAATCTTGCTGTTTAACCATGACAATGGCACTTTCACTCAGTTGGCCAATTCCTCTGCTCTTCCTCCTAGCTTTGAGCAACCGATGATTCCGTTTAATCAAGATTATGGTACTAATTACTTGGATCTGTTACTTGGGGAACAAGACATGAGAAGCTGCTACAACTTTGATCTTCCCATTCCTCCTCCTATGATGCACACTCAAACCTCAATGTTTCAGGGGATTCCATACAATCAGATGCAATTTTCTTCTGGTTATCCAACAATGATGTTCTCTTAG
- the LOC108815305 gene encoding transcription elongation factor TFIIS-like, which produces MEKQEFLELFEVATKAAKSAARGDGKNSPAVSRCVDAMVRLRDAPEFLAFELVTDPKYPHIGKSHVLLMDHKNSRIQSEATLLYTLWIKYLYATGRKQSQHRDRVHNQQVVKNKIKEKLVEKEKKNKKCVEMKISTTTGDSNREKVREILHKSLSKVANEVVVVGMKERVASCDSLSVAASVESAMFERLGCFEGTQKAKYRSILFNMGDSRNPDLRRKVLLGEISGERLVTMKKEEMASYKIQMEVQKIKEKARDKEENRVKSMMMFQSDSMIMT; this is translated from the coding sequence ATGGAGAAACAAGAGTTCTTGGAACTGTTTGAGGTAGCAACTAAAGCTGCAAAGTCTGCTGCGAGAGGGGACGGTAAGAACTCTCCAGCCGTCTCAAGGTGTGTCGACGCTATGGTTCGTTTGAGAGACGCTCCAGAGTTCCTTGCGTTCGAGTTGGTCACCGATCCCAAATACCCTCATATTGGAAAGAGTCACGTGCTTTTGATGGATCACAAAAACTCTAGGATCCAATCCGAGGCAACGCTTCTTTACACTCTCTGGATCAAATATCTCTACGCTACCGGCAGAAAACAGAGCCAACATCGTGATAGAGTTCACAATCAACAGGTGGTGAAGAATAAGATTAAGGAGAAGCTTgttgagaaggagaagaagaataagaagtgTGTGGAGATGAAGATTTCGACGACGACGGGGGATTCTAACCGAGAGAAAGTGCGTGAGATTCTTCACAAGTCCTTGTCTAAAGTGGCTAACGAGGTGGTTGTTGTTGGGATGAAGGAACGAGTGGCTTCTTGCGATTCTTTGAGTGTGGCTGCGTCGGTTGAATCTGCAATGTTTGAGAGACTAGGTTGTTTCGAGGGGACTCAAAAAGCAAAGTACAGATCCATTCTTTTCAACATGGGAGACAGCCGCAATCCAGATCTCAGGAGAAAAGTACTACTCGGCGAGATCAGTGGAGAAAGATTGGTGACTATGAAGAAAGAAGAGATGGCTAGCTACAAGATTCAGATGGAAGttcaaaaaattaaagagaagGCTAGAGATAAGGAAGAGAATCGAGTGAAGAGTATGATGATGTTTCAGTCAGACAGCATGATCATGACATGA
- the LOC108814708 gene encoding uncharacterized protein LOC108814708 — translation MTGELQGTVDKTAPCTALTEKRPNRLGGCVGVFFQLFDWNRRFAKKKLFPRKSLLSGKQTSKRFGRDDKMLKSTKLNLIDDENRGSFPNRCEVVEHKKHEMRSPSLVARLMGLDSLPSNHRDKGKKKKPSHQIHDNNDKCGLFDEEEDNGFDKSRPQKIQRTTTTGVCDDRRGVMVKKFGSEAMQMKNVLTRVRKQHHQKLASPVRSPRLHTRRNSRLIDAAARILEPGKRNAKHAIPFPGSSGVRRLENVGKEPVEVVVVSSQFQHGYNSNSVGSCKACGSFVDVHGSSPVAEEIGKNVSESPPFERVKRNVFWRNQEPSMSASGKGRDFTDPMERKARFPPVVAQPYTLQSKRGCCSSSPVNAINCKDKGFVAMNRALFSRNYHHTKARFENSDLHLHRKSHTSVEESSNRSGTSARKRRLACVSGQGQGSNSMSPVSRVLDGESSCACSNETTFSPFKLGSPHRSCRGTKERKGVPSQMGERNLRTPLDAGTVGLIQQKLKEFDSREEEGEAIRGSALPTKPASLILNELLSSIAQEHPYAETACKRKGKREMWSSIGNANSDYTSPGSVLDASFSNESCFSNSFDNVSVPGQMRMPLEPIEPDWDALENSAALFKNSISSGDYQAIFSLISHVSNVLRCLSNTGLISTRQRFTNAREVILHTELSLGTTTTQDNYLIVPELFDELMIYSARSDNLVNLTGITGVFLVDAMIEHLEERNISCGLKSSSSSADASVLIRGVLEEVPKWAALARIDMDEVIDNDMEKWMDLETHSLGVGSEIAYEILCCLIGELAMDLF, via the exons ATGACGGGAGAGTTACAGGGAACTGTGGATAAAACGGCGCCGTGTACGGCCTTAACAGAAAAACGGCCAAATCGACTAGGCGGCTGCGTCGGTGTTTTCTTCCAGCTCTTCGACTGGAACCGACGCTTCGCTAAAAAGAAGCTCTTTCCTCGCAAATCACTTCTTTCTG GGAAACAAACTTCAAAGAGGTTTGGTAGGGATGATAAAATGCTCAAATCTACTAAGCTTAATCTG ATTGATGATGAGAACAGAGGAAGTTTCCCAAATAGATGTGAAGTTGTGGAGCACAAAAAGCATGAGATGAGATCCCCTAGTTTGGTAGCACGCTTAATGGGACTTGACTCATTACCATCTAATCACAGAGACAAAGGCAAGAAAAAGAAACCATCACATCAGATTCACGACAACAACGATAAATGTGGTTTGtttgatgaggaagaagataatGGTTTTGATAAGTCAAGGCCACAGAAGATACAGAGAACAACTACTACAGGTGTGTGTGATGATAGGCGTGGTGTTATGGTGAAGAAGTTTGGATCCGAAGCAATGCAGATGAAGAACGTTTTGACCCGAGTTAGGAAACAGCATCATCAGAAACTGGCTTCTCCTGTTAGAAGCCCGAGGCTTCATACTAGACGCAACTCTAGGCTGATCGACGCTGCTGCTAGGATTCTGGAACCGGGAAAGAGAAATGCAAAACACGCTATTCCTTTTCCAGGCTCTTCAGGCGTTAGAAGGTTGGAAAATGTAGGGAAAGAGCCAGTTgaagttgttgttgtttcatCCCAGTTTCAACATGGTTACAATAGCAATAGTGTTGGTTCTTGTAAAGCATGTGGTAGCTTTGTTGATGTTCATGGTTCTAGTCCTGTAGCTGAAGAGATTGGAAAGAATGTTTCTGAATCACCGCCCTTTGAACGGGTTAAAAGAAATGTGTTTTGGAGAAATCAAGAACCATCTATGTCTGCCTCTGGTAAAGGCAGAGACTTCACAGATCCAATGGAGAGGAAGGCAAGGTTTCCTCCAGTAGTAGCTCAACCTTACACCTTACAGAGCAAAAGAGGTTGTTGTTCTTCATCACCTGTGAATGCAATCAACTGTAAAGACAAGGGATTTGTTGCTATGAATAGAGCTTTATTTAGCAGGAACTATCATCACACCAAGGCTAGATTTGAAAATTCTGATTTGCATCTGCATAGAAAATCTCACACTAGTGTTGAGGAGTCTTCTAATAGATCAGGCACTTCTGCACGGAAGAGAAGGCTAGCTTGTGTAAGTGGTCAAGGACAAGGGAGTAACTCCATGAGTCCAGTGTCAAGAGTATTAGATGGTGAAAGCTCTTGCGCTTGTAGTAATGAAACCACATTTTCTCCATTTAAACTTGGTTCCCCTCATAGAAGCTGTAGAGGAACCAAAGAGAGAAAAGGTGTTCCAAGTCAGATGGGTGAAAGAAACCTAAGAACACCACTTGATGCTGGTACTGTGGGTTTGATTCAGCAAAAGTTGAAAGAGTTTGATTctcgagaagaagaaggtgaagcCATAAGAGGAAGTGCATTGCCCACTAAACCGGCATCTTTGATTCTCAACGAGTTGCTATCTTCAATAGCACAAGAGCATCCTTATGCAGAAACAGCTTGTAAG AGGAAAGGCAAAAGAGAGATGTGGAGTTCGATAGGAAATGCAAACAGCGACTACACTAGCCCTGGCTCTGTACTTGATGCATCTTTCTCCAACGAGAGTTGCTTTTCTAATAGCTTCGACAATGTCTCAG TTCCAGGACAGATGAGGATGCCTCTAGAGCCTATAGAACCGGATTGGGACGCTCTTGAAAACTCCGCAGCTTTGTTCAAGAACTCAATAAGTAGTGGTGACTATCAAGCGATCTTTAGTCTTATCAGCCACGTCTCTAACGTCCTGAGGTGTTTAAGCAACACAGGTCTCATATCAACACGGCAGAGATTCACCAACGCAAGAGAAGTCATACTCCACACTGAACTCTCACTTGGTACTACTACTACACAAGACAACTACCTCATAGTACCAGAACTCTTCGACGAACTCATGATTTACTCAGCTCGTTCTGATAACCTTGTTAATCTCACTGGAATAACCGGAGTGTTCCTTGTCGATGCCATGATCGAACACTTGGAAGAAAGAAACATTTCCTGCGGATTAAAGTCTTCATCATCAAGTGCTGATGCTTCCGTGCTGATTCGTGGTGTTCTTGAGGAAGTTCCAAAGTGGGCAGCATTGGCTCGGATTGATATGGATGAAGTTATAGACAATGATATGGAGAAATGGATGGATCTTGAAACCCATTCGTTAGGAGTTGGATCAGAGATAGCTTATGAGATACTTTGCTGTTTAATCGGAGAGTTAGCAATGGATCTCTTTTAg
- the LOC108814707 gene encoding uncharacterized protein LOC108814707 has product MEDTISNPSMMEPLLFPVDNPMSLLLSQYSDNHHNNLFGLVRGPRYGEYATLRESKLRLKREYETILKEEEERFFGGAKKHEIRVSSPEKKTRFGFKYNPNSRRLSSSSSSCSLAQSVPDFSAMIRKENRRPANSNLLPRRADLATPPCKSRNGAVFGSASSARGSVSGGDKKRMMVRKSYATVEDLKKVSMAAASGINGGGGGGGGRKSIGGGGRKSIGGGGGGRTILGYRQIY; this is encoded by the coding sequence ATGGAGGATACGATTTCAAACCCAAGCATGATGGAACCTCTGTTATTCCCCGTCGATAACCCCATGTCTCTCCTACTTTCTCAGTACTCCGATAACCACCACAACAATCTCTTCGGGCTCGTGAGAGGTCCCAGATACGGAGAATACGCTACGTTACGCGAATCAAAGCTTCGACTGAAGCGAGAGTACGAGACCATActtaaggaagaagaagagaggttCTTCGGCGGAGCCAAGAAGcatgaaattagggtttcatCTCCGGAGAAGAAGACGAGATTCGGGTTCAAATACAACCCTAATTCGAGGAGACTGTCTTCGTCCTCCTCGTCGTGTTCGTTGGCTCAGTCTGTTCCTGACTTCTCCGCCATGATCCGTAAGGAGAATCGCCGCCCTGCTAACTCGAATTTGCTTCCGCGGAGAGCGGATCTCGCAACGCCTCCGTGTAAGAGCAGAAACGGCGCCGTTTTCGGATCGGCTTCTTCCGCTAGAGGAAGCGTGAGTGGTGGAGATAAGAAGAGGATGATGGTGCGTAAGAGCTACGCCACCGTCGAAGATCTGAAGAAAGTATCAATGGCTGCTGCTTCTGGTATTAatggcggcggcggcggcggtggaGGAAGGAAATCAATAGGCGGTGGTGGTCGGAAATCGataggtggtggtggtggtggtcggaCTATTCTAGGTTACAGACAAATCTACTGA
- the LOC108814875 gene encoding zinc finger protein 6: MATDASSLKLFGINLLETTSDPDQSPEPRSGPEPESRKYECQYCCREFANSQALGGHQNAHKKERQLLKRAQMLASRGMPRHNNYHPHMNPLLSAFAPPHMMLSPSSTSKWLYGEHVSSQKAVGPMYFYGGSERRGVYGGGMETMAGEVRAHGGSLPEMRRFTGENDRISEVKLDNGSTQNVIYVYALLVWIILFNLDWWSEKVKPTYPDRDKNWVYL; this comes from the exons ATGGCGACAGATGCATCCTCTTTGAAACTCTTTGGCATAAACCTTCTTGAAACAACCTCGGATCCAGATCAATCGCCCGAACCAAGATCCGGACCTGAACCCGAATCACGGAAGTACGAGTGTCAATACTGTTGCAGGGAGTTTGCGAATTCTCAAGCTCTTGGTGGTCACCAAAACGCTCACAAGAAAGAGCGTCAGCTTCTTAAACGTGCACAGATGCTAGCCTCTCGTGGTATGCCACGTCACAACAACTATCACCCTCACATGAATCCGCTTCTCTCCGCCTTCGCGCCTCCGCATATGATGCTCTCTCCTTCCTCGACTTCTAAGTGGCTCTATGGTGAGCACGTGTCCTCACAAAAGGCCGTTGGCCCCATGTATTTTTACGGTGGATCCGAAAGAAGGGGGGTTTACGGCGGTGGGATGGAGACTATGGCCGGAGAAGTTAGGGCTCACGGTGGATCTTTGCCGGAGATGAGGAGGTTTACCGGAGAGAACGATCGTATTAGCGAAGTCAAGTTAGATAATG GTTCCACACAGAATGTGATCTATGTGTATGCTCTTTTGGTTTGGATCATTTTATTTAACCTGGACTGGTGGTCGGAGAAGGTTAAGCCAACATATCCTGATCGAGATAAAAACTGGGTTTATTTGTAA